From the Anser cygnoides isolate HZ-2024a breed goose chromosome 24, Taihu_goose_T2T_genome, whole genome shotgun sequence genome, one window contains:
- the TENT5B gene encoding terminal nucleotidyltransferase 5B: MLAAAAAAPGGPAAGSGGQAESDGGGGRFSVLTWEQVQRLDQILGEAVPIHGRGNFPTLSVRPRTIVQVVRSRLEKKGIAVHNVRLNGSAASHVLHQDSGLGYKDLDLIFGVDLKTEDVFQQVKDVVMDCLLDFLPEGVNKDKITPVTLKEAYVQKLVKVCNETDRWSLISLSNNSGKNVELKFVDSLRRQFEFSVDSFQIILDSLLLFGECSENPMAENFHPTVTGESMYGDFEEAMEHLRSRVIATRNPEEIRGGGLLKYCNLLVRGFKPKLEVDMKALQRYMCSRFFIDFSDIGEQQRKLECYLQSHFVGMESKRYDYLMTLHRVVNESTVCLMGHERRQTLNLIAMLAVRVLAEQNIIPTVTNVTCYYQPAPYVSEINFNYYVTHVQPFLPCNQSYPTWLPCN; this comes from the exons atgctggcggcggcggcggcggcaccgggggggcccGCTGCGGGCTCCGGGGGGCAGGCGGAAagcgacggcggcggcggccggtTCAGCGTCCTGACGTGGGAGCAGGTGCAGCGGCTGGACCAGATCCTGGGCGAGGCCGTGCCCATCCACGGCCGCGGCAACTTCCCCACGCTCTCGGTGCGGCCGCGCACGATCGTGCAG GTTGTCCGTAGTCGTCTGGAGAAGAAGGGAATCGCAGTCCATAACGTGAGGCTGAATGGCTCAGCAGCTAGCCATGTCCTACATCAAGACAGTGGCTTGGGGTACAAAGACCTGGACCTCATCTTTGGCGTGGACCTGAAGACCGAAGACGTCTTCCAGCAGGTGAAGGATGTGGTCATGGATTGCCTGCTCGACTTCCTCCCAGAAGGCGTCAACAAAGACAAGATCACCCCCGTGACTCTGAAGGAGGCGTACGTGCAGAAGCTCGTCAAGGTGTGCAATGAGACCGACCGCTGGAGCCTCATCTCCCTGTCCAACAACAGCGGGAAGAACGTGGAGCTCAAGTTCGTGGACTCTCTCCGACGGCAGTTCGAGTTCAGCGTGGACTCCTTCCAGATCATCCTGGATTCGCTGCTGCTGTTTGGGGAGTGTTCAGAGAACCCCATGGCCGAGAACTTCCACCCTACGGTGACCGGGGAGAGCATGTACGGGGACTTCGAGGAGGCGATGGAGCACCTCCGCAGCAGGGTCATCGCCACCAGGAACCCCGAGGAGATCCGAGGCGGGGGGCTTCTGAAGTACTGCAACCTCCTGGTCAGGGGGTTTAAGCCCAAGCTGGAAGTGGATATGAAGGCGCTACAGAGGTACATGTGCTCCAGGTTTTTCATAGACTTCTCTGACATCGGCgagcagcagaggaagctggAGTGCTACCTCCAGAGCCACTTTGTTGGGATGGAGAGCAAAAGATATGACTATTTGATGACCCTCCACAGGGTGGTCAATGAGAGCACGGTCTGCCTCATGGGACACGAGAGGAGGCAGACCCTGAACCTCATTGCCATGCTGGCTGTGAGGGTCCTGGCTGAGCAGAACATCATCCCCACCGTCACAAACGTTACCTGCTACTACCAGCCAGCTCCCTATGTCAGCGAAATAAACTTCAACTACTACGTGACCCACGTGCAGCCCTTCCTGCCTTGCAATCAGTCCTACCCAACGTGGCTTCCCTGTAACTGA